The region CAATTTGCGAATCGTTAAATCCGGGCTGCGCCGCAGGTTGCGGATCAGCGCTCGGACATTGCTGAAGCTCATCTTGGGTTTTGTAAAACTCTTGGGCATGCTCTGCCCCCACTGCGCCATTGCCTCGGGACTCACGGGATGGATGCCCGTAGGTTGTATGGCGGTAAAAATATCCCCGTCGCAGTAGTGCTCGTGCTTATCACCCCAAGGATCTTGCCAGTAATCGAAGATCTGACTGCCCAGGATGTGCCGGCCGATTCCCCATGCGTGCTCCCAACCCCGCTCTCGCAGGACTCGTTGCCCCATGCCCACCGCGTCTGCATCGACGACCTCATAGGCGCTATGGCTGTAGGTCGCCATGAACCCCTGCGCGATCGCGAGCGTGTGGTGATCTGCCGGCCTGTCACCGAGATCAAGGCGCATGAAAGCGACGATGGGGGTGCCGTCGGGGAGTACCTGTACATCGCTGGGAATAAGCCCGAAATGCTGCGTATACCAGGCACAGGTCGCCTGATAGTCGGCTACTTCAATGACGATATGGCCCAGTCTGAGGACTTCAGGCGGCGCAATCGGCGGGCGCTGCGTGACGTTGATTCGCGGCTGCTCTTGCGCCAGATTCCAAGGAAGTGGAGCCCTGTGTTCCAGGCTTTTACTGGGCGTCTGGTCGTAAACGGCTTCGACGATAAAGCCTGAAGGATCGGTCAGTCTGACGTAGTGCCCGCCACCAGGATGTATCGAGGCCTCGACCAAGGATGCACCTGGAATTTGCGTCAGCTTTTCCAGATCCCTGAGCGATTGGACTGCCAGGCCAAAACCGACAAAGCCTGCCTTTTCTGAACGGTGCACGCGATAACAGTAGGCAGTTGGCTCAGTGCCGCGCAGATACAGCGTATCGGCATTCTGATAACTGGCGGTCAGACCGAAATCAGTCAGGAAACGCGCTGCCTCATTCAAGTCCGGCCTTTGAAAAATCAGGTGAGTCAAACCTTGGGCCTTCACCCTCGGTTGTGGATGCCGGGCAGGCTGTGGCGTCGCCAACTGGGGCATTTCATTTTTGTTGTTCATTGTTCTTGTTATCCAGTTTTAAGGGCAAACGATCCCCGAACCCCTGAAAATGCCAGGGGTTTTGTCGTGTGTCGGCTACCGCGCTTAGTCGATCTGGGGAAGTACCGGCAACTCTACGGTCGCCAGCGCTCTAGCCTCTTCGAGAGGCACACCTAAGGCGCGCAGCACGAGTTCGGCCGTATCAGCTCCTGATTCGCGCCACGTT is a window of Pseudomonas sp. 10S4 DNA encoding:
- a CDS encoding VOC family protein, giving the protein MNNKNEMPQLATPQPARHPQPRVKAQGLTHLIFQRPDLNEAARFLTDFGLTASYQNADTLYLRGTEPTAYCYRVHRSEKAGFVGFGLAVQSLRDLEKLTQIPGASLVEASIHPGGGHYVRLTDPSGFIVEAVYDQTPSKSLEHRAPLPWNLAQEQPRINVTQRPPIAPPEVLRLGHIVIEVADYQATCAWYTQHFGLIPSDVQVLPDGTPIVAFMRLDLGDRPADHHTLAIAQGFMATYSHSAYEVVDADAVGMGQRVLRERGWEHAWGIGRHILGSQIFDYWQDPWGDKHEHYCDGDIFTAIQPTGIHPVSPEAMAQWGQSMPKSFTKPKMSFSNVRALIRNLRRSPDLTIRKLITLMRMFG